In a single window of the Paramisgurnus dabryanus chromosome 23, PD_genome_1.1, whole genome shotgun sequence genome:
- the chst1 gene encoding carbohydrate sulfotransferase 1 translates to MQCSWKAVVLLALVSVAIQYTAIRTFTTKHFHICPVPNPLNCGLGQDVESFDRMCDEYPYFNYNSSKRTHILILATTRSGSSFFGQLFNQHSDVFYLYEPLFHVQNTLIPHVPPSRYNTERRVMLGASRDLLRSLYNCDLYFLESYIKPQPANHTTDKIFRRGASKALCSMPVCDAFSPSEGNIEEGDCIRKCGPLNLTLATESCRERHYVAIKTVRIPEVNDLKALIEDPRLNLKVIQLVRDPRGILSSRIETFWETYRLWRIWKATGRKPYNLDLTLLTTVCDDFLNSVSTGLSKPAWLRGRYMLLRYEDLARNTLEKTKEVYEFLGLTMEKNVVDWINNNTRGNNDASAKHKYSTLRDSAANAESWRLKLSYDIVDYTQTACQHFLDELGYKAVNSPEELKNMSVSLVEDKTFIPFL, encoded by the coding sequence ATGCAATGTTCCTGGAAGGCTGTTGTTCTGCTTGCATTGGTTTCTGTAGCAATTCAATACACTGCAATCAGGACTTTTACAACCAAGCATTTTCATATTTGCCCGGTTCCGAACCCTTTGAACTGTGGTTTGGGACAGGACGTGGAGTCTTTTGATCGGATGTGCGATGAGTACCCGTATTTTAATTACAATTCCTCTAAGAGGACTCACATCCTTATCTTGGCGACCACACGTAGCGGCTCATCTTTCTTCGGCCAGTTGTTCAACCAGCACTCAGATGTGTTCTATCTTTATGAACCCCTCTTTCATGTTCAGAATACTTTAATTCCTCACGTTCCTCCCAGTAGATACAACACAGAGCGTAGAGTAATGCTGGGAGCCAGTCGTGATCTTCTGCGAAGCTTGTACAACTGCGACTTGTATTTTTTGGAGAGCTACATTAAGCCACAGCCGGCGAACCATACCACGGACAAAATTTTTCGACGTGGGGCTAGCAAAGCACTTTGCTCTATGCCGGTCTGTGATGCCTTTAGTCCGAGCGAGGGCAATATAGAAGAGGGGGACTGCATTCGAAAGTGCGGCCCCCTCAACTTGACCCTAGCCACCGAATCATGCAGGGAAAGACACTACGTGGCCATCAAGACGGTACGTATACCAGAGGTCAACGATCTTAAGGCGCTAATCGAGGATCCCCGGCTTAACCTGAAAGTTATTCAGCTGGTGAGGGACCCACGTGGGATTTTATCTTCCAGAATCGAAACCTTTTGGGAAACATACCGCCTGTGGCGCATCTGGAAAGCCACAGGCCGTAAACCTTACAACTTGGATTTGACCCTACTCACAACAGTGTGCGACGACTTTCTTAACTCCGTGTCCACGGGCTTGAGCAAACCGGCATGGCTTCGAGGACGATACATGCTGTTAAGGTACGAGGATCTGGCCAGGAACACCCTCGAAAAAACCAAAGAGGTTTACGAGTTCCTCGGTCTTACGATGGAAAAGAACGTGGTGGATTGGATAAATAACAACACGAGAGGCAATAATGATGCATCAGCAAAGCATAAGTACAGCACGCTGAGAGATTCAGCGGCCAATGCGGAAAGCTGGAGGCTGAAATTGTCTTATGACATAGTTGATTACACACAAACTGCTTGTCAGCACTTTTTAGACGAGCTCGGGTACAAAGCTGTCAACTCCCCCGAGGAGCTGAAAAACATGTCAGTCTCTCTCGTTGAAGACAAAACCTTCATACCTTTTTTGTAA